A single window of Vibrio stylophorae DNA harbors:
- a CDS encoding MAPEG family protein — protein MTLSIKQQGVFRGMAFAMATAIIVLSFAIIVDPFHYAEISTFSDRFAVLGGSLILPTFFLIFSIGRIAKFRFFSPEDIDGSGLTSGSHDIKILQSLLQNTLEQFVIVFATFVAWALLMPVSWLSAPPLCSLLFAIGRILFFKGYHHGAPARAYGFALTFYSTGLMFFTLVIYQVFAWIG, from the coding sequence ATGACATTATCAATCAAGCAACAAGGTGTCTTTCGAGGCATGGCATTCGCAATGGCCACAGCCATTATCGTGCTATCTTTCGCTATCATTGTTGACCCATTTCATTATGCTGAAATCAGTACCTTTAGCGATCGATTTGCCGTACTCGGCGGGTCACTTATTTTGCCAACCTTCTTTCTTATCTTCTCCATTGGCAGAATCGCAAAATTTCGCTTTTTCAGTCCTGAAGATATCGATGGTAGTGGCTTAACCTCTGGCAGCCATGACATCAAAATCCTTCAAAGCCTACTGCAAAATACACTCGAACAATTTGTAATTGTGTTTGCTACTTTCGTCGCTTGGGCACTACTCATGCCTGTATCTTGGTTATCCGCGCCGCCATTGTGCTCCCTTTTGTTTGCCATTGGACGCATTCTATTTTTCAAAGGCTATCATCACGGCGCGCCAGCAAGAGCCTATGGTTTCGCCTTAACCTTCTACTCCACTGGTTTGATGTTTTTTACGCTGGTTATCTATCAAGTGTTCGCATGGATTGGCTAG
- a CDS encoding NADH:flavin oxidoreductase, translating into MSTLFTEMRIGQMRLKNRFVRSATWENMATETGHMTDKLYDIYEELAQGEVGLIVTGYANIVAEEKPNAGMMGIYDDSFIPEYQKLTDLVHANDSKIVMQIAYGGTKTTFNVGERVIFAPSEVPERGTQTLGKAMSQEEIDYIVDAFAKASLRAKQSGFDGVEIHGAHTYLINQFLSPYYNQRTDQYGGSLENRMRFLVEIYQATRALVGDDFPILLKLTATEFFDGGLCFEETRQICQTMEQLGVDAIILSGNIHGNASGLVGEQFDGYTLQQEGYFHEYGAVVSQELNIPVITVGGLSDFDAIEALANDTKIQGFALSRPLLAEPQLLKRWKAGDRAPVDCERCSKCRTKRGNFCVVYKKGRKKVQPEA; encoded by the coding sequence TTGAGCACACTATTTACTGAAATGCGCATTGGCCAAATGCGTTTAAAAAACCGTTTTGTCCGCAGTGCTACATGGGAAAATATGGCCACTGAAACCGGCCATATGACCGATAAGCTTTATGATATTTATGAAGAGCTTGCGCAAGGTGAAGTGGGCTTAATCGTGACCGGTTATGCCAATATTGTGGCAGAAGAAAAACCCAATGCCGGGATGATGGGCATCTACGATGATTCCTTTATCCCAGAGTATCAAAAGCTTACCGATTTAGTGCACGCCAATGATTCGAAAATCGTGATGCAAATTGCCTATGGCGGCACCAAAACCACCTTTAATGTTGGTGAACGCGTTATTTTTGCGCCCAGCGAAGTGCCAGAGCGTGGTACGCAAACCCTAGGCAAGGCGATGAGCCAAGAAGAGATCGACTACATTGTCGATGCCTTTGCCAAAGCGAGCCTTCGCGCCAAACAGTCTGGTTTTGACGGTGTTGAAATTCATGGCGCTCATACCTATCTCATCAACCAATTTTTAAGCCCTTATTACAATCAACGTACCGACCAATACGGCGGCAGTTTAGAAAACCGTATGCGCTTTTTGGTGGAGATCTATCAAGCGACGCGTGCCCTCGTCGGTGATGATTTCCCAATTTTGCTCAAACTCACGGCTACCGAGTTTTTTGATGGCGGTTTGTGCTTTGAGGAGACGCGCCAAATCTGTCAAACCATGGAACAGCTTGGCGTTGATGCGATTATTCTGTCAGGCAATATTCACGGCAATGCCAGCGGTTTGGTGGGCGAACAATTTGATGGCTATACCCTGCAACAAGAGGGCTATTTCCATGAATATGGCGCAGTGGTCAGCCAAGAGCTGAATATTCCGGTGATCACCGTGGGGGGGCTCAGTGATTTTGATGCCATTGAAGCGCTCGCCAATGACACTAAAATTCAAGGCTTTGCGCTCTCTCGACCACTGTTGGCCGAGCCGCAATTGCTCAAACGTTGGAAGGCGGGTGATCGCGCGCCAGTGGATTGCGAGCGCTGCTCAAAATGTCGTACCAAGCGCGGTAACTTCTGTGTGGTGTATAAAAAAGGGCGTAAAAAAGTCCAGCCTGAGGCCTAA
- a CDS encoding mechanosensitive ion channel domain-containing protein, which produces MGGLINDASATTLPSQADIKTQLEKLNGQSPKDETLIGKYQTLQKQISQSDSLGAERDSYLDIIKQFPQQKTKLQSQIDNAATLAIFNPPKTENSGDLSLAIASLQASIAQWRTASSALSEKIKPLANERTTLPVTLAELDRKIEQAALVSSNNKEQIDSWLDLSQLNILKRERAVASAKLQSLDERTELLQLEQKLLEEKITIATPLLSQWQEKLTRAEQASAKTLIEEAQALIGESSGAEGENPHAQAIAKTVVQHVQELEQVLKSIEQTRLGVQNVDAERRSLSEDLQFMKTNLSWLKDSTSFGASIRTQLQRLPSHTTDKKIPNQTADAHIRKYELNQQLEALRTHAENQQTEHSKTALTAQQSLRSEKLNELSDKLLSQLIQEYDKLIVALGNLQVAQQQYSIEVTNARAFFREQQLWTRSNAPLWENLKTWDTAVWFGSETPLKNMKAQLDRHALPMLLTSLMIYSLLLWFIARRMNRWLLKLCDDYRKVFGHPLKDRFLNTINMLLVSCLRAICLPLWFTLTAAILFQIWPTIDTAELRVFLLSCATLLFAITFTAAITQAKGLLQLHLNWPSALCEALQKISLRLRWPTAVFLLIFFWVELMAGKQEADISRLLFLLLMCAMTWLYVTLLKHDRIPSILPRPLHQGVGLALVRTIIFGSFIAIIVMTLMGYFIAAWMLLMYQQLTIFVIFGMLFLYQLGERWLKLEHRQLNYQRLLARREELIAQQQEQAAEPPELAELREVMPEVEEQTLDSEQISEQSLTLLRGLTLIGLVIAILTLWSSALEMTSWLDKVVIWQVSETISGNTVSVDVTLLSLLYAAVSVVVTFVGIRNLPGILELLVLSKLELAPGTGYAVTTLLRYLILMAGVLTTFSILGFQWSRLQWLVAAFGVGLGFGLQEIFANFISGLILLFERPIRIGDIVTINDLSGTVSKIQTRATTIIDWDNKEIVVPNKAFITEKLINWSLSDSVTRIVLPIGVAYGSDVEKTEKLLSDIAHAHPLVLKDPAPAVFFLSFGASSLDFELRVYINSIDHRLYTLHMLNKSIDAAFAENGIEIAFPQMDVHLRDWPPKEDNQ; this is translated from the coding sequence ATGGGGGGATTGATTAATGATGCCAGTGCGACGACCTTACCCAGCCAAGCGGATATCAAAACACAGCTGGAAAAGCTCAATGGGCAATCCCCTAAAGATGAAACCCTGATTGGTAAATATCAAACGCTGCAAAAACAGATCAGTCAAAGTGACAGCTTAGGGGCTGAGCGAGACAGTTACCTTGATATCATCAAGCAGTTTCCGCAGCAAAAAACCAAGCTGCAATCGCAAATCGACAATGCCGCTACCTTAGCCATTTTTAATCCGCCGAAAACAGAAAACAGCGGCGATCTCTCGCTTGCTATCGCCTCACTGCAGGCTTCTATTGCTCAATGGCGCACCGCTAGTAGTGCGCTGAGTGAGAAAATCAAACCGCTTGCCAATGAGCGTACCACGCTGCCGGTAACGCTTGCTGAGCTTGACCGAAAAATCGAACAAGCCGCTTTGGTCAGTAGCAATAATAAAGAGCAAATAGACAGCTGGCTGGATCTCAGTCAGCTCAATATACTCAAGCGAGAGCGTGCGGTGGCCTCAGCTAAATTACAAAGTTTGGATGAGCGCACAGAGCTCTTGCAGCTGGAGCAAAAGCTGCTGGAAGAGAAGATAACCATCGCCACTCCACTTTTAAGCCAATGGCAGGAAAAGCTCACTCGCGCCGAACAAGCATCGGCCAAAACCCTCATTGAAGAAGCGCAAGCGCTGATTGGTGAATCCAGTGGTGCGGAAGGCGAAAATCCCCATGCACAGGCCATTGCCAAAACCGTGGTTCAGCACGTACAAGAGCTTGAGCAGGTTTTAAAGTCCATCGAGCAAACTCGCCTTGGAGTACAAAATGTCGATGCTGAGCGCCGCAGCCTCAGTGAAGATCTGCAGTTTATGAAAACCAATCTCTCATGGCTCAAAGACAGCACCTCCTTTGGCGCCTCCATTCGCACCCAGCTGCAGCGTTTACCGAGCCATACCACAGATAAAAAGATCCCCAACCAAACTGCCGATGCACATATTCGTAAATATGAGCTCAATCAGCAGCTCGAAGCGCTGCGAACCCATGCTGAAAATCAACAAACAGAGCACAGCAAAACGGCGCTCACCGCGCAGCAATCCTTAAGGAGCGAAAAGCTCAATGAGCTCTCAGATAAGTTGCTATCTCAACTGATTCAGGAATATGACAAGCTCATTGTGGCGCTGGGTAACCTGCAAGTGGCCCAGCAGCAGTACAGTATTGAAGTGACCAATGCGCGCGCTTTTTTCCGCGAGCAACAACTGTGGACGCGCAGCAACGCGCCGCTATGGGAAAACCTTAAAACTTGGGATACCGCGGTTTGGTTTGGCTCAGAGACACCGCTTAAAAATATGAAAGCGCAACTCGATCGCCATGCGCTGCCCATGTTACTGACCTCCTTGATGATCTATTCCTTGCTGCTTTGGTTCATCGCACGGCGCATGAACCGTTGGTTACTCAAACTTTGCGATGATTATCGAAAAGTGTTTGGTCATCCGCTCAAAGACCGATTTCTCAACACCATCAACATGCTCTTGGTTTCCTGTTTACGCGCCATCTGCCTGCCCCTTTGGTTTACACTCACCGCAGCCATTTTGTTTCAAATTTGGCCTACCATTGATACCGCTGAATTAAGAGTCTTTCTGCTTTCCTGCGCGACGCTCCTTTTTGCCATCACCTTTACCGCCGCCATTACGCAAGCCAAAGGATTGTTGCAACTGCATCTCAACTGGCCATCAGCCCTTTGCGAAGCGCTGCAAAAAATCAGTCTGCGCTTGCGCTGGCCCACCGCCGTCTTTTTGCTGATCTTCTTTTGGGTCGAACTGATGGCAGGCAAACAAGAAGCCGATATTTCAAGACTGCTATTTTTGCTGTTGATGTGCGCCATGACTTGGCTTTATGTCACGCTGCTCAAGCATGATCGCATTCCTAGCATCCTCCCTAGACCACTTCATCAAGGCGTGGGATTGGCGCTGGTGCGCACCATTATTTTCGGCTCATTTATTGCCATTATTGTGATGACCCTGATGGGCTATTTTATTGCGGCGTGGATGTTGCTGATGTATCAACAGCTCACCATCTTTGTGATTTTTGGCATGCTGTTTTTATATCAATTGGGCGAGCGCTGGCTGAAATTAGAGCATCGTCAGCTCAACTATCAGCGTCTATTGGCGCGGCGAGAAGAACTTATTGCGCAGCAACAAGAACAAGCAGCAGAGCCACCTGAGCTTGCAGAGCTTCGCGAAGTGATGCCAGAGGTAGAAGAGCAAACCTTAGATAGCGAACAGATTAGCGAGCAATCCTTAACCCTGCTTCGCGGTCTGACGTTAATTGGCTTGGTCATTGCTATTCTCACCCTTTGGTCCAGCGCCTTAGAGATGACCAGCTGGCTAGATAAGGTCGTCATTTGGCAGGTATCCGAAACCATTAGCGGCAATACCGTATCCGTGGATGTCACCCTGCTCTCATTACTTTATGCCGCGGTGAGTGTGGTGGTGACCTTTGTCGGCATTCGCAATCTGCCCGGTATTTTAGAGCTATTGGTTTTGAGTAAATTAGAGCTCGCGCCGGGGACTGGCTATGCCGTCACCACGCTGCTGCGATATTTGATTTTAATGGCTGGGGTGCTCACCACCTTTTCCATTTTAGGATTTCAGTGGTCACGATTGCAGTGGCTTGTGGCCGCCTTTGGTGTTGGCTTAGGCTTTGGTTTACAGGAGATCTTCGCCAATTTTATCTCCGGTCTCATTCTGCTCTTTGAGCGCCCCATTCGCATTGGTGACATTGTCACGATTAACGATCTCTCAGGGACAGTCAGCAAGATTCAAACCCGTGCCACCACCATCATTGATTGGGATAACAAAGAGATCGTGGTGCCCAATAAAGCCTTTATTACAGAGAAATTAATCAACTGGTCGCTGTCAGATTCAGTCACCCGCATCGTACTACCTATCGGCGTGGCTTACGGCTCCGATGTGGAAAAAACTGAAAAGCTCCTCAGTGATATTGCCCATGCGCATCCGCTGGTTCTAAAAGATCCAGCACCTGCGGTGTTTTTCCTCTCCTTTGGTGCCAGCAGTCTTGATTTTGAGCTGCGCGTTTATATCAACTCTATTGACCATCGCCTTTATACGCTGCATATGCTCAATAAAAGCATCGATGCGGCCTTTGCCGAAAATGGTATTGAAATCGCCTTTCCACAAATGGATGTTCACTTGCGTGACTGGCCGCCAAAGGAAGATAATCAATAG
- a CDS encoding VOC family protein produces the protein MEIQQIHRGRLIDHIQLVVADLPASYAFYSAILSVLGIDMGGEGEGYFWADELFVTAVDGPAALGHLTGRHHLAFQAHNRAMVDAFYQTALAHGGRDNGQPGERPYHPDYYAAFVLDPDGNNIEVVFHGEAKRSADSVLIEF, from the coding sequence ATGGAAATACAGCAAATTCACCGCGGTCGCTTGATCGATCATATTCAGTTAGTCGTTGCAGATTTGCCAGCAAGTTATGCATTTTATTCAGCAATCCTATCGGTGCTCGGCATAGATATGGGCGGTGAGGGGGAAGGTTATTTTTGGGCTGATGAGCTTTTTGTGACAGCTGTGGATGGCCCAGCAGCTCTCGGTCATCTAACGGGGCGACATCATCTGGCGTTTCAAGCGCATAACCGCGCGATGGTGGATGCGTTTTATCAAACTGCGCTTGCCCATGGCGGGCGTGATAATGGTCAACCCGGCGAGCGTCCATATCACCCTGACTATTACGCCGCTTTTGTACTAGATCCCGATGGTAACAATATTGAAGTGGTTTTCCATGGTGAGGCAAAACGCAGTGCAGACAGTGTATTGATTGAATTTTGA